In Blautia sp. SC05B48, a single genomic region encodes these proteins:
- a CDS encoding S8 family serine peptidase, with product MIKLALIDNGIPYHMRNNRNQRIVHKSFLASKCDPSEYKDDKSFHGAVCVGIITSICSDIELWDLNVTDSAGTTQITVLLEALEWCIQNKIKLIHMSLGTINYFDIKPLWIQIKRLLDADAIIVAAYHNRNIKTYPAAYPGVFGVRQDRYGLLGNGQILFQEQKGYNIENSIIANFSWNGIVNQANSYAAPVVTGHIATYLNRKPTAGFDDVMDFLMTIATHKSDYPDILENVIRDKTNIEIPVIAGIDLDYEEMIQLKVMFSQNGYYAINLQKNPLDENVIPLEYYDDSNESLNDILYTVYIAYEPDIILLNQEEEIFESSKASDIDMYIVRKNNMYELYAEDRIGITYNIEDIYELVCQYFA from the coding sequence ATGATTAAGCTCGCATTGATTGATAACGGTATACCTTATCATATGAGAAATAACAGGAATCAAAGGATTGTTCATAAATCTTTTTTGGCTTCTAAATGCGATCCAAGTGAGTATAAAGACGATAAATCATTCCATGGCGCTGTATGCGTCGGAATTATCACAAGCATATGTAGTGATATAGAATTATGGGACTTGAATGTGACTGACTCTGCAGGAACAACACAGATCACAGTTTTGCTGGAAGCTTTGGAATGGTGTATTCAAAATAAAATAAAGTTAATTCACATGAGTCTTGGAACAATCAATTATTTTGATATTAAACCCTTATGGATTCAAATAAAAAGATTACTTGATGCTGATGCGATTATAGTAGCAGCATATCATAACAGAAATATAAAGACTTATCCAGCTGCATATCCAGGTGTTTTTGGTGTCAGGCAGGATCGTTATGGTCTTTTGGGAAATGGTCAAATTCTGTTTCAAGAACAAAAAGGTTATAATATTGAGAATTCTATTATAGCAAATTTTTCGTGGAATGGGATCGTAAATCAAGCCAATAGTTATGCGGCTCCTGTTGTCACTGGACATATTGCTACATATTTAAACAGAAAGCCCACAGCAGGATTTGATGATGTTATGGACTTTTTGATGACTATAGCAACGCATAAATCTGATTATCCGGATATACTAGAAAATGTAATAAGGGATAAAACCAATATAGAGATACCGGTAATTGCCGGTATTGATTTAGATTACGAGGAAATGATACAGCTAAAAGTGATGTTTAGTCAGAACGGTTATTACGCAATAAATCTGCAGAAAAATCCTTTAGATGAAAATGTAATTCCTTTAGAATATTATGACGATTCCAATGAGTCATTGAACGATATCCTTTATACAGTATATATAGCTTATGAACCTGATATTATTCTTTTGAATCAAGAGGAAGAAATATTTGAAAGTAGTAAGGCATCAGATATAGATATGTATATTGTGCGTAAAAATAATATGTATGAATTGTATGCAGAAGATCGAATAGGAATCACTTACAATATAGAGGATATATATGAGCTTGTTTGTCAATATTTTGCTTAA
- a CDS encoding ABC transporter ATP-binding protein: protein MRENGKTWYRICKMLCEYKKYFPGIICCLLGSSFITFIHPLLIRQITDCGILQKNMKYILLFSVILIIISLTQQELNIIQTKLFSNVHNQFTHSLYKKTYWKINRMKIQYFAERGSAEIINTIGMDIDNVSSVVDQITQFSISSILQIIGGVVGLSLLDWKLAILIEAIIPLKFIIVSYCANKKREVFEQWIEDKRKFMSWFAECINGIHEMKLWNLFQVKKSQFEGLQKDLMDSYKKNAMLDEYSTVSVVVIDTVVNALLYILSGLFIIKGEFTIGGAFAFITYSAYVVNPISALINIKYYFAQIEPSAKRLFELWGQPEELEMKLCEMKPEKIYQDRDMVFEVKNLVFGYEPGHPILNGISLCVKKGERIAIVGENGSGKSTLLNLLAGFYRPQKGIIKLYGAPVELMDIQDMRNRIAVISQRPYLFQGTIEENVNIDGKASRDAVVEACRKSGALGFIEKLDHGFGQKIGQDGAKLSGGERQKIAVARALLKNADILLMDEATEGFDVESNEALRELLHSELKNKTIVFITHKYKELESVDKVYRLSKGILELVRS from the coding sequence ATGAGAGAAAATGGGAAAACATGGTATCGAATTTGTAAAATGTTGTGTGAATATAAAAAGTATTTTCCAGGGATTATCTGTTGCCTTTTGGGTTCATCATTCATAACGTTTATACACCCACTGCTTATAAGACAAATAACAGATTGTGGTATATTGCAGAAAAACATGAAATACATTCTTTTATTTTCTGTTATATTAATAATAATTTCTTTAACCCAGCAAGAGTTAAATATAATCCAAACAAAATTATTTTCAAATGTACATAATCAGTTTACACATTCTCTCTATAAAAAGACTTACTGGAAAATCAATAGGATGAAAATACAGTATTTTGCTGAAAGAGGAAGTGCAGAGATTATAAATACAATTGGTATGGATATTGATAATGTGTCATCTGTTGTGGATCAGATTACTCAGTTTTCTATATCATCAATTCTCCAAATAATAGGAGGAGTAGTTGGGCTGTCCTTATTAGACTGGAAATTAGCAATATTGATAGAAGCAATTATTCCACTGAAATTTATAATAGTGTCCTATTGTGCAAACAAGAAACGGGAAGTGTTTGAACAGTGGATTGAGGATAAACGAAAGTTTATGAGTTGGTTTGCCGAGTGTATAAATGGAATTCATGAAATGAAGCTCTGGAATCTGTTTCAGGTAAAAAAATCTCAATTTGAAGGTCTGCAAAAAGATTTGATGGATTCATATAAAAAGAACGCAATGCTAGATGAATATAGTACTGTCAGTGTTGTAGTAATAGACACGGTTGTAAATGCGTTATTATATATATTAAGTGGGCTTTTTATAATAAAAGGAGAATTCACTATAGGCGGAGCATTTGCTTTTATTACATATAGTGCATATGTTGTAAATCCAATTTCAGCATTGATAAACATTAAATATTATTTTGCGCAAATTGAGCCATCGGCAAAACGTCTTTTTGAGTTATGGGGACAACCGGAAGAATTGGAAATGAAATTATGTGAAATGAAACCTGAGAAAATTTATCAAGATAGGGATATGGTTTTTGAAGTAAAAAATCTTGTCTTTGGTTATGAACCAGGACACCCTATTTTAAATGGTATTTCACTATGTGTAAAAAAAGGGGAACGAATTGCGATCGTAGGAGAAAATGGAAGTGGCAAATCAACACTTTTGAACCTTTTGGCGGGATTCTACCGGCCACAAAAAGGAATAATAAAATTGTATGGAGCTCCTGTGGAATTGATGGATATACAAGATATGAGAAATAGAATTGCGGTTATAAGCCAAAGGCCATATCTATTCCAAGGGACTATAGAGGAGAATGTTAATATCGATGGAAAGGCGTCAAGAGATGCAGTTGTTGAAGCATGTAGAAAAAGTGGTGCTTTAGGTTTTATTGAAAAATTGGATCATGGATTTGGACAAAAAATTGGACAAGATGGTGCAAAACTTTCTGGAGGAGAAAGACAAAAGATAGCTGTAGCTAGGGCTCTGCTGAAAAATGCAGACATTTTACTTATGGATGAGGCTACAGAAGGATTTGATGTTGAATCAAATGAAGCTTTACGTGAGTTATTACATAGTGAATTAAAAAATAAGACTATCGTTTTTATTACGCATAAGTATAAAGAACTGGAAAGTGTTGATAAAGTATATCGCCTTTCAAAAGGAATTTTAGAATTGGTGCGGAGTTAG
- a CDS encoding tetratricopeptide repeat protein, whose translation MNQPDFLYELFEDFMNDPINEDFSMDNGLICRWITGQAKISPKITSYYAKPSNQKKLATTIQRNLLPLMADCNMVIQDIYTLFIQDDTISDTKKQELVSLYKPSDSRLLFLAKVLSFGMERQFIKRDTRNQKLIAGGVLSPIVLDYIMDSEVPKPCRHFLGREEELDELHTLFEENRHIFLYGIAGIGKSELAKAYAKQYRKQYTNILYMEYTGNLYQDIVDMDFIDDPPEISEQERFQRHNRFLRSLKSDTLLIIDNFNVTSTQDSCLSVVLKYRCRVLFTTRSQLSEYCSFQLKELKDIPTLFQLTSVFYSEAEENRAIVEKIIETVHYHTFAVELAAKLLENGILTPEQLLIKLQEEKASLHNEDKIKVMKDGQSKKATYYNHIHTLFSLYSLSRKQQDIMCNMCFMPSSGISARIFSKWLELPTLNDVNDLIETGFVQSSLRHTISLHPMIQEIAVSETAPSVTSCHTLLDSLQKICLMHGIEVSYYKKLFQTVENIMLFIEKDDIPQYLLFLEDVFPYMEKYHYQKGMKKIIQELQHFIKANTYGTASDRALLLDYQATLEPKTEKAIKLEKEALAQIKETTKENAHLVSNLHSNLGGLYRINGQLDLAKRHMKMGISLLQQYQLLYTNDSIPQINNYAVLLIEIQEPDLALSALQKLAQIIKEYNSNHCLDYAQVQESLGSICLITANISQAKTHFKKALKIYEDIWADEPELIEEKYQAIQELYPQAGIALAKSILLTKH comes from the coding sequence ATGAACCAACCTGATTTTTTATACGAATTATTTGAAGATTTTATGAATGATCCGATAAATGAAGATTTTTCTATGGATAATGGTCTAATTTGCCGCTGGATAACCGGACAAGCAAAAATCAGTCCCAAAATAACCTCATATTATGCAAAACCCAGCAATCAGAAAAAACTGGCAACAACCATTCAGCGGAACTTACTTCCCTTAATGGCAGACTGCAACATGGTTATACAGGACATTTACACGTTATTCATACAGGACGATACGATTTCGGATACAAAAAAGCAGGAACTTGTATCTCTATATAAACCTTCTGATTCAAGGCTGTTGTTTTTAGCAAAAGTACTTTCTTTTGGTATGGAACGGCAATTTATTAAACGTGATACAAGAAATCAAAAACTGATTGCAGGAGGTGTTCTATCTCCGATTGTTCTGGATTACATTATGGACAGCGAAGTCCCAAAACCATGCCGTCATTTTCTAGGAAGAGAAGAAGAACTGGATGAACTCCATACTTTGTTTGAAGAGAACCGACATATATTTCTTTATGGAATTGCCGGAATTGGAAAAAGCGAGCTTGCTAAAGCCTATGCAAAGCAATACAGAAAACAGTACACCAATATTCTCTATATGGAATACACCGGTAATCTATATCAAGATATTGTAGACATGGATTTTATTGATGATCCACCAGAAATCAGTGAGCAGGAACGTTTTCAAAGACATAACCGTTTCTTACGCTCTTTGAAATCTGATACACTGCTGATCATAGACAATTTTAATGTCACATCCACACAGGACAGTTGCCTGTCAGTCGTATTAAAATACCGTTGCCGGGTTTTATTTACAACCAGAAGCCAACTGTCTGAATACTGTAGTTTTCAATTAAAAGAACTGAAAGATATACCCACTCTTTTTCAACTGACATCTGTATTTTATTCAGAAGCAGAGGAAAACCGGGCAATCGTAGAAAAAATCATAGAAACTGTACACTACCATACTTTTGCTGTCGAACTGGCAGCCAAACTTCTGGAAAATGGAATTTTAACTCCAGAGCAATTATTGATAAAACTTCAAGAGGAAAAGGCTTCTCTTCATAATGAAGATAAGATTAAAGTAATGAAAGATGGTCAGAGCAAAAAAGCCACCTATTACAACCATATCCATACCCTGTTTTCGTTATACTCCTTATCACGGAAACAGCAGGATATTATGTGCAATATGTGTTTTATGCCTTCATCTGGTATTTCTGCCCGTATATTTTCCAAATGGCTGGAGCTGCCTACTTTAAATGACGTGAATGATCTGATCGAGACAGGTTTTGTACAGTCAAGTCTCCGGCATACTATTTCTCTGCATCCAATGATTCAGGAAATTGCAGTTTCCGAGACCGCACCTTCTGTTACAAGCTGCCACACGTTATTGGATTCTCTGCAAAAAATATGTTTGATGCATGGCATTGAAGTTAGCTATTATAAAAAATTATTTCAAACAGTAGAAAACATCATGCTTTTCATTGAAAAGGACGATATTCCCCAATACCTGTTATTTTTAGAAGATGTTTTTCCATATATGGAGAAGTACCACTATCAAAAGGGTATGAAAAAAATCATCCAGGAACTACAGCATTTTATAAAAGCAAATACTTACGGGACTGCATCTGACCGTGCCTTACTATTGGATTATCAGGCAACTCTGGAACCCAAAACAGAAAAAGCGATAAAATTAGAAAAAGAAGCACTTGCTCAAATAAAAGAAACCACAAAAGAAAATGCCCACCTGGTTTCCAACCTCCATTCCAATCTTGGAGGGCTTTACCGAATCAACGGACAACTTGATCTCGCTAAAAGGCACATGAAAATGGGTATCTCTCTTTTACAACAATACCAGCTTCTTTATACTAATGACAGTATTCCTCAGATTAATAATTATGCTGTCCTCTTAATTGAAATACAAGAACCTGACCTTGCCCTGTCTGCTCTTCAGAAATTAGCACAGATTATCAAAGAATATAATTCAAACCACTGTTTGGATTATGCCCAGGTACAGGAATCCCTTGGAAGTATCTGCCTGATCACTGCAAATATTTCGCAAGCGAAAACCCATTTTAAAAAAGCCTTGAAAATTTATGAGGATATATGGGCAGACGAACCCGAATTGATTGAAGAAAAATATCAAGCAATTCAAGAATTGTATCCACAAGCTGGAATTGCTCTGGCAAAAAGTATTCTTCTCACCAAGCACTAA
- a CDS encoding recombinase family protein: protein MYQAGIYCRISIEEQNKEGEYSNSIHSQIQMARDYIAENKDIAEKKVYVDDGASGSNFERTEFRRMLADIELGVINMVIFKDVSRLGREHIDTNYYLGKYFPEKQIRIVSILDNYDSAVGTYDEMLEIKTLLNDMYLRDTSRKIKTTIQTKRSMGEYTPKQPPFGYVKSKTIHNHLEIDPYAAEVVRRIYRMYQNGFGCTVICRTLNEDEIPCPAKYKKEVLKTNYVWDSGKGLWTSSTVSGILKNPVYTGAVVIRKHERPSYKLKYKKAIPLEEMELVPDAHEAIISKEEFDRVQQIRKGRRVSYFDKNNEPHKYVGLLFCGKCKTAMRKRYLASHKDYDGYMCGFHQKQGQNYCELNHITFEKLDELVVFAINQQLKQMKMDMNNLETQIRQKQPELDGKIAKLQAKIERNLEYRKRAYEQFMDEVLSKEEYLELKQMYETENQKYQKELSELNHEEQRQRAAVNETKIWLEHFNRRRITVKQLTREALVELVDKIYVYPEQKIDIYFKFASVESSPDRILEKDGVI, encoded by the coding sequence ATGTATCAGGCAGGAATTTATTGCCGAATTTCCATTGAAGAGCAAAATAAAGAGGGTGAATACAGCAATAGTATTCACTCTCAGATTCAGATGGCAAGAGATTATATTGCAGAGAATAAAGATATTGCAGAGAAAAAAGTTTATGTAGACGATGGGGCTTCTGGAAGTAATTTTGAAAGAACTGAATTTCGGAGGATGCTGGCAGATATTGAGCTTGGTGTTATCAATATGGTGATTTTTAAGGACGTATCTCGACTTGGAAGAGAACATATTGATACCAACTATTATCTAGGCAAATATTTCCCGGAGAAACAGATTCGGATTGTTTCGATTCTGGATAATTATGATTCAGCCGTTGGAACTTATGATGAAATGTTAGAAATAAAAACTTTGCTGAATGATATGTATTTGAGAGATACATCCAGAAAGATTAAGACAACGATTCAGACCAAAAGAAGTATGGGCGAATATACTCCGAAACAGCCCCCCTTTGGATATGTGAAAAGTAAAACAATTCATAATCATCTGGAAATTGATCCTTATGCAGCCGAGGTTGTTCGAAGAATTTACAGAATGTATCAAAATGGATTTGGCTGTACGGTTATTTGCAGGACTTTGAATGAAGATGAAATCCCTTGTCCCGCAAAATATAAAAAGGAAGTTTTAAAAACCAATTATGTATGGGATTCGGGAAAAGGTCTGTGGACATCGTCTACTGTAAGTGGAATTTTAAAGAATCCGGTCTATACTGGGGCGGTTGTGATTCGGAAACATGAAAGACCGTCTTATAAGCTGAAATACAAAAAGGCAATTCCCCTGGAAGAAATGGAGCTGGTGCCGGATGCACATGAGGCAATCATTTCTAAAGAAGAGTTTGATAGGGTTCAGCAAATAAGAAAGGGGCGCAGAGTTTCCTATTTTGATAAAAACAATGAACCACATAAATATGTGGGACTGCTCTTTTGTGGGAAATGTAAAACAGCCATGCGAAAACGTTATCTGGCATCTCATAAAGACTATGACGGATATATGTGTGGTTTTCATCAGAAGCAGGGGCAGAATTACTGTGAGCTGAATCATATTACATTTGAAAAGCTGGATGAACTGGTTGTATTTGCAATCAACCAGCAATTGAAACAGATGAAGATGGATATGAATAATCTGGAAACTCAGATCAGACAGAAACAGCCGGAACTGGATGGTAAAATTGCAAAATTGCAGGCAAAAATAGAAAGAAATCTGGAATACCGGAAACGAGCATATGAACAGTTTATGGATGAAGTACTTTCCAAAGAGGAATATCTGGAATTAAAACAGATGTATGAAACAGAGAATCAGAAATATCAAAAAGAATTATCAGAACTGAACCATGAAGAGCAAAGGCAGCGGGCGGCGGTCAATGAAACAAAGATATGGTTGGAGCACTTTAATCGCAGAAGAATAACGGTAAAGCAGCTTACCAGAGAAGCGCTTGTGGAGTTAGTTGATAAAATTTATGTATATCCAGAGCAGAAAATAGATATATATTTTAAGTTTGCTTCAGTAGAGAGTTCACCAGATAGAATACTTGAGAAAGATGGGGTGATATGA
- a CDS encoding recombinase family protein, with translation MMYQMGVYCRLSKDDGENKVSESIENQMKLIREYVTKSEDLEIADIYIDDGYSGLYFANRPEFQRMMEDIYKGKIQGVITKDISRLGREHIETSNYIERVFPSLGVRYIAILDGVDSVHHSNEELAQFKTLFNDMYSRDISKKIRGALTAQKKRGQFMSGFAPYGYVKDPADKHHFLVDEEAAKVVRRIFYMSLEGYSRDGIAKKLNQEGILTPSEYKRKVQGLKYANALEKAGAKGWAYPTINVILRNRVYTGAMVQHKSEKISYKVEKYQYIPEEQQYIVEGMHEAIISKDTFEQVQELMKKRTRTPGFNSEVRKVNPYAGIIVCGDCGYNFQRVTCRDGYECGTYHKKGNTVCYSHFIKKEVLDSIVKNEIQRQAELALKESDKDEILKVADRKKEVQRRCAEADQQIERLQKELAAVQKYKKKTYENYVDGVLDKEEYLSYKAEYEKQDKDIRAKIQLAEQEKDSFGEAEESYENWIEKFIKYGTLSEVTREIVTELIEKIVVNGDKSIDIVFKYQSPYPVEKQAV, from the coding sequence ATGATGTATCAGATGGGTGTATATTGTCGTCTGTCGAAGGATGATGGAGAGAATAAAGTTAGTGAGAGTATTGAAAATCAGATGAAACTGATTCGTGAGTATGTGACTAAATCAGAGGATCTGGAAATCGCAGATATTTATATTGATGACGGTTATTCGGGGCTTTATTTTGCGAATAGACCGGAATTTCAGCGGATGATGGAGGATATCTACAAAGGGAAAATTCAAGGCGTTATTACGAAAGATATTTCCCGGCTTGGGCGTGAACATATTGAAACCAGTAACTATATTGAGCGTGTTTTTCCATCTTTGGGTGTGCGTTATATTGCAATTTTGGATGGCGTGGATTCTGTTCATCACAGTAATGAAGAATTGGCACAGTTTAAGACGTTGTTTAATGATATGTATAGTCGTGATATATCTAAGAAAATCAGAGGTGCATTGACCGCCCAGAAGAAACGGGGACAGTTTATGTCTGGGTTTGCCCCATATGGATATGTAAAAGATCCGGCAGATAAGCATCATTTTCTTGTAGATGAAGAAGCAGCTAAAGTGGTACGGAGAATCTTTTATATGAGTTTGGAAGGATATTCCAGGGATGGTATTGCAAAGAAACTGAATCAGGAAGGAATTCTGACACCGTCAGAGTATAAGAGAAAGGTGCAGGGATTGAAATATGCCAATGCATTAGAAAAAGCGGGTGCAAAGGGCTGGGCATATCCTACGATCAATGTAATTTTGCGAAACAGAGTTTATACAGGGGCTATGGTACAGCATAAATCAGAAAAGATATCCTATAAAGTGGAAAAGTATCAATATATTCCAGAGGAACAGCAGTATATTGTGGAAGGAATGCACGAAGCAATTATTAGCAAAGATACTTTTGAGCAGGTACAGGAACTTATGAAGAAAAGAACACGGACACCGGGATTTAATAGCGAAGTGAGAAAGGTAAATCCATACGCAGGAATTATTGTTTGTGGAGATTGCGGATATAATTTCCAGAGGGTTACTTGTCGGGACGGTTATGAGTGCGGTACCTATCACAAAAAAGGAAACACAGTTTGTTATTCTCATTTCATTAAAAAAGAAGTATTGGATTCTATTGTAAAAAATGAAATCCAAAGACAAGCGGAACTGGCACTGAAAGAAAGTGATAAGGATGAAATATTAAAAGTAGCAGATAGGAAGAAGGAGGTGCAGAGACGATGTGCAGAAGCAGACCAGCAGATTGAACGGTTACAAAAAGAACTTGCGGCTGTCCAAAAGTATAAAAAGAAAACTTACGAAAATTATGTAGATGGTGTTCTGGATAAAGAAGAATATCTCTCCTATAAGGCAGAATATGAAAAGCAGGATAAAGATATCAGGGCGAAGATTCAGTTGGCAGAACAAGAGAAAGACAGCTTTGGAGAGGCAGAAGAATCTTATGAAAACTGGATAGAGAAATTTATCAAGTATGGAACATTATCCGAAGTGACAAGAGAAATTGTGACAGAATTGATTGAAAAAATTGTTGTGAATGGAGATAAGAGCATTGATATTGTATTTAAGTATCAGTCGCCTTATCCGGTAGAAAAACAGGCAGTGTAA
- a CDS encoding S8 family serine peptidase, producing MIVTGTGNNGSQPWHAGGILQQGKTEEIQLAVGVFETTLNVQLWKDYEDEMEIYLESPSGERIGPLYERLGPQRHLLENTELLIYYGKPGPYQLSQEIYIDFIPEGNYVDSGVWKVLLSGKRVRSGQYFLWLPGGNVLNRGTGFYSPRAVGTLTIPSTAGKVISVGAYDSRQNAYADFSGRGSQFLPIRKPDLAAPGVSISAPFPGGSYATVTGTSFAAPFVSGSAALLMEWGIVKGNDPFLYGEKVKAYLRKGAQSVGGYEEYPNVEVGWGENVIIRSH from the coding sequence GTGATCGTTACAGGAACCGGAAATAACGGCAGCCAGCCCTGGCATGCGGGAGGAATTCTGCAGCAGGGGAAAACAGAAGAAATCCAGTTGGCGGTGGGAGTTTTTGAAACCACATTAAATGTACAGTTATGGAAGGATTATGAAGATGAGATGGAAATTTATCTGGAAAGTCCGTCCGGAGAACGGATCGGTCCATTATATGAAAGGCTGGGCCCACAGCGGCATCTGCTGGAAAATACAGAGCTTCTGATCTATTATGGAAAACCCGGTCCCTATCAGCTGTCACAGGAAATCTACATAGATTTCATTCCTGAGGGTAATTATGTGGACAGTGGTGTCTGGAAAGTTCTTTTGAGTGGAAAACGTGTGCGCTCCGGACAGTATTTCCTCTGGCTGCCGGGTGGAAATGTACTGAATCGCGGAACCGGGTTTTATTCTCCTCGGGCTGTGGGAACTTTGACGATTCCTTCCACTGCCGGAAAAGTTATTTCTGTTGGAGCTTATGATTCCAGACAGAATGCCTACGCAGATTTTTCCGGAAGGGGAAGTCAGTTCCTGCCGATCCGGAAGCCTGACCTCGCAGCTCCCGGCGTATCCATCTCCGCCCCGTTTCCCGGTGGAAGCTACGCCACTGTTACCGGAACTTCTTTTGCGGCACCCTTTGTCAGCGGAAGCGCAGCTCTGCTTATGGAGTGGGGGATCGTGAAAGGAAATGATCCGTTTCTTTATGGGGAAAAGGTGAAGGCGTATTTGAGGAAAGGCGCACAGAGTGTGGGCGGGTATGAAGAGTATCCGAATGTGGAGGTGGGATGGGGGGAGAACGTTATAATAAGGTCACATTGA
- a CDS encoding Rrf2 family transcriptional regulator, with amino-acid sequence MKYSTKLSDTVHVMVLIAINQEKSLSSASIAESVHTNPGFVRQLMLKLKKAELMTSVAGHARPSLSKPADQITLLDIYKAVEGDKPLLHLDTHTNPECGVGINIQLSLQGFYNEIQKTAEEKMNTITLQDIIDIYYQRISIENNL; translated from the coding sequence ATGAAATACTCAACGAAATTAAGCGATACTGTTCATGTGATGGTTCTGATTGCTATCAACCAGGAAAAATCTCTCTCCAGCGCCTCAATTGCAGAAAGTGTCCATACAAATCCCGGCTTTGTACGCCAGCTTATGTTAAAACTAAAAAAAGCGGAACTTATGACCAGTGTAGCCGGACATGCCCGTCCTTCTCTTTCAAAACCAGCAGATCAGATTACATTGCTGGATATTTATAAAGCAGTTGAAGGTGATAAACCATTGCTTCATTTAGATACTCATACCAATCCAGAATGTGGCGTTGGCATTAACATTCAGTTATCTTTGCAGGGATTTTATAATGAAATTCAAAAGACTGCCGAAGAAAAAATGAATACGATTACTTTACAGGATATCATAGATATCTACTATCAGCGGATATCTATAGAAAACAACTTATAA
- a CDS encoding nitrous oxide-stimulated promoter: protein MLIVDKLKGNLYTRIKKHMTKKMYHLYYRENREASQSKEEYEANLLRAYRHLDACRFKNKGWPCPTCPSCCFCGKDYETMTEVMDFVREWIKENPDKARLMKPPKSLHKH, encoded by the coding sequence ATGCTGATTGTGGACAAATTAAAAGGAAATTTATATACCAGAATCAAAAAACATATGACTAAAAAAATGTATCACCTTTATTATCGTGAAAACAGGGAAGCTTCACAGTCTAAAGAAGAATATGAAGCAAATTTATTAAGAGCATACCGACATTTAGACGCATGCAGATTCAAAAATAAGGGATGGCCATGTCCAACATGCCCAAGTTGCTGTTTTTGTGGAAAAGATTATGAAACTATGACTGAGGTAATGGATTTTGTCCGGGAATGGATAAAAGAGAATCCGGATAAAGCCAGATTAATGAAACCACCAAAATCCTTGCATAAACATTGA
- a CDS encoding DUF3786 domain-containing protein codes for MEYRNQTENRAFQEMLQAAVKRLQNRSGEDIAAKSGAVFHSSRNVLEVPSFHEVFEIQLPEFYISSDIDEWHYLTLLHYLDMADGTEGSQKLITFGNLKDGLIRGTRFDRTAEQKLEKLLQDKDPEKIQKACKNLGAEFTETKADLCAVFPVLPRYPVTLKIWFADEEFPASGKIFLQDHADHYLSVEDAVTVGEILLQKLSEAFSSL; via the coding sequence ATGGAATACAGAAATCAAACAGAAAATCGTGCATTTCAGGAAATGCTGCAGGCAGCAGTAAAACGGCTGCAAAATCGTTCCGGAGAGGATATTGCTGCAAAAAGTGGGGCTGTTTTTCATAGCAGCCGAAATGTGCTTGAGGTACCGAGTTTTCATGAAGTGTTTGAAATTCAACTTCCTGAGTTTTATATTAGTTCAGATATAGATGAATGGCATTATCTGACATTGCTGCATTATCTGGATATGGCCGATGGAACAGAAGGTTCACAGAAGCTCATTACTTTTGGTAACCTGAAAGATGGATTGATTCGAGGAACCAGGTTTGACCGGACTGCAGAGCAGAAACTGGAAAAGCTTTTGCAGGATAAAGATCCTGAGAAAATTCAGAAAGCATGTAAAAACCTGGGTGCAGAATTCACAGAGACAAAGGCGGATTTGTGTGCTGTTTTTCCAGTTCTGCCAAGATATCCGGTAACTTTAAAGATATGGTTTGCAGATGAAGAATTTCCTGCATCTGGCAAAATATTTCTTCAGGATCATGCCGATCATTATCTGAGTGTAGAAGATGCGGTAACAGTTGGAGAAATTTTGCTGCAAAAATTATCGGAAGCATTTTCTTCCCTCTGA